The genomic window accccccccaaaaaacccacattttaaaagggcataggatgtccatcaaatcaaccaaaggcctggtttaaaaggaacatttttgccttgcacccaaaggtatataatgaaagcgccaggcgaacttccctggggagagcattccagagacgggagccaatgcagagaaggccccttctcgtgttgccaccctccggacctctcaaagaagaggcacacaaagaaaggcctcagaagatgatcttagggtccaagtaggttcatatggaaagaggcggtccttgaggtattgcggtcctgagctgttctTCACAGAGGAGAGGTAGGGATGATGGAGGCAGGGGCAAATGGCTTACTGACCTGAGTAGCCACTGCCCATAGCACAGCAGCTGTCCCTgcccattttaattttatttacatgATATATACTGCATACACTGCTTTGTCCAAGTCCCTTCTATTTGGTGGAGAGGACTGCTGGCTTGCTCAGCACCTGTGAAGAGTCAGGGGcttgccccctcccttccccctcccttgaGTTCACCCACAGCCCAGTGGACAAAGTCTGAAGGAGAGCTGAAATAACTGGATGTAATGAgacaaaagcaattttaaaaacaaagatcGTGACAAGTAACACTGCTTAGTAGGAAAATCAGAGTGGGATGTGACTATTGAAAAAATTAATTGAAGTGAAAATGTAATTTTGGGAGAGATCACTATGAGAAATTAAAAATTTTAATTCATGTCATGGTTGTTGCATCAGAATGTAACAACACCCCTGGTGGGAAGGCCATGTATTCAGACATTTTGCTTCCAAAAGCAGTCAGCCAAATGTCTCTAGGAGCTCAAAAACTGGGCATGAAGATGGTGGTGGCCTTCTCTTATTTTTTATCTCTATTATACCCATGTGTTTTGGAAGTATATTGCGTCTGAACATAGAGATTGTTTAGCTATCACAGGTAAAAGCTGTCAATATGTCAATTCAGAGATACTTTTTTTAACCCATCTAAACTAATGGTGGTCAGCACACCTCACAACTGTGAGTTCTGTATGTTCATTATGTGTTGTTTGAAGAAGAATGTTAGCAGAGTTTCTTTATAAAGCTGCCAGAATTTTATTTCCCTTGTTTCTGAGAACTGTGGCTATCATGAGGGGAGAACAATTCAGACCATGGCACTCCAGCTAATGTTGAGTCAAATGAGAGAGGTTAGCTTTGGAAGCAGAAATGATTTTGGCAGTGTCAACATTTGTGGCCTTACAGAAGCAGGTCTTCTGTAAAAATGGGGGTGACAGCAGCTGTGGGAGCAAAGAAGCAGCTTGCCTTAAACTGCATTTGTGGCTCCATCTTGGTCAAAGTCAATTGtctccatctaatccagcattctttTTTCCCACAGAAGCTAGCCAGCTTATAGTTAGGATGCGAGTGTGGTGCTCCTCCTGTGTTTTTGTTTACTTCCTAGCATCTGATATAGtagttgttatgtattgaagtgctcaccctggccacccaggggtattgtgtatatagttttcactcaggtccacgtcagttaatttaggcgggaaaccctgggttgttgttgttacaatgtgaCAGCTGGCGggctataaaagcaggccggctgagctgtgttcagttcagttcagttccagcttacttataaagaactacttggaggaatctctgtgtcgtctgctttgtCAACCCACTACTTAATAGTAGTAATTCCATTTAGCTATCATGGCTGTTAAGAGGCGCTTCCATTGCTGTCCCCTGAAGATAATGGAATGGTGGCAGTTGTTAGGCCTCTCTCTCAGCACTGCCAGACTCACAGGCATGGTGAGTACAGTGCGCGGTGGCAatggtgaaatgctctccccacggTTAGCAGAAGAATCAGGACTAGCAGAGGAAGTGAAAAGTCTTGTTTAAACATGGATATATATTTGTGAAGTGTGTTTATAAAAAACATGGCAGGAAAAGGGAAAAACCCATCTCCAGTGTCTGCATTATTATGCTTTAGTCTTGCTAAATAGGTTCCCATCAGGTGCAAGAGATTCATACAGAGAAAGTGATCCCTGTTTTTCTGATCCTTTTAATAGCTGCAGAACACCATCACCCTTTTTTGTTCCATGACAATAGCATCCTATATGTAAGAACCACCTGAATGTCTTGCCAAATCCCTTAGTAAAGCTGCAAGTCTATTATCTAAATTTTTCAGTGCATATCACCATACATATTTGTTTTCTGTCTTCCTTATTGAGCTATGTCTCATTATAAAATATGAACAGCAATCATGTTCCTGCCAAGCTTCTTTCAATTCAGCGTGAATTTGGATTAATTTTACTGCAGCTGAGGGACTTTAGAGTCACTCTTATGGGAGACTAATGACAGGAATCACACTCACTAAGTGTGAcagattataaaattataaagcgCTTTATAAATGAGTTCTGCCTCTGTGAACCTAAACCTATTTTGAAAGATGGGCCCAAAGTAGATCACTAGGTCTAAATATGCACTAAACCACAGAGACCTTTTGTACCTGATCTATGTCTGAAGGTGGTAGCTTAACATTCTATCCTGTACAAAACACTATACAGAGGGTATAGAACTTCTAGTAGTTCTAAACAATATCCAAAGATTTAGATAACATACTAATCTGATATTGCATTCCCCCAGTCCTAAAGATGCCTCATTAGTCAATCCATCTAACAAGGTTGTGTTGACAAAAGCTTCTGTGGTGTTTCCTACTTCTTCCGAAAGGCCCTTCTGGAGCAGGAATTTAGAGATAAGGCTGTTGAACTTGTTCTCTGTGGTAGATTGTGGTTCTGCAGTTGCGAAAGGATTGTAAGTTGTGGCATTTAGCTCCTCTGGGTCAAGACAAAAACCTTCAGGCGTTCTCTCGAAAGAAACATCAGTTAAGTCAAGACCAGCCACAGAGGATGGGGAGGCACAAGGAATATCCCTAACAAGTCTGTAGTTCTCCATCCATTCCTTCAGCCACTCAATCCTGCAGTCGCATTCCCAGGGGTTTCGGAAAAGATAGAGCCTTCCTAGGAAGTAGACAGGTTGGAAGACTGAGAAAGGCAAGGTGGTTAGGTTGTTACTGTTCAAGTGCAAAGACACCAAGCTTATGAGGTTTTCAAAAGCCCCTTCCTCAATGTGGCTAATCCTGTTCCTGTCCAAATACAAAACTTCCAGCTCTAACTGGTCCTGGAACCATGTATTAGAGACATTCCGAAGTAAATTGCCGCCAAGATTAAGCATGTTGAGACGTCTTAGGCCGTCAAAACAGTTATCAGGGAGGTCACTGAGGACATTGTCATTTAAATAAAGATACTCCAATTTCTGACAGTACTGAAAAGCTCTGTCATGAATCACGTTTATTCTGTTATCTTGCAGATTGAGATATTTCAGCTGGGTCAGACCCAAGAGAGAATTATAAGCCACAGCTTCGATCTTGTTTTTCTCCAGATAAACATGGGTCAAATTCTCCATCCCTCGTATCGCTCCTGGAATCCTTTTGAAGTTGTTCTGAAAGCAAAAGAGTTCCTGAAGGGCTGGAAGCTCTATAAAAATCCTGTCTGGGATGTTGAAAAGGTTGCAGTCCGCTAAGTCCAGTCTGACGAGCCTCTTGAGTGAAATGAAAGTCCTTGTGTGCAAATACTGAATGTATTCATTGTGGGCCATTTTTAGTTCCGTCAAGCTGGCTAGCCCTTTGAAAGCACCAGGAGTGATGAAGGATATGTTGTTGTGGCTTAATGAGAGAGATCTGAGGGATGGGAGGGTACCAAATGCCCTCTCAGCGAGGAATTTGATGCTATTTTTATCCAGGTTAATAGAGTAGGCCTCACAGGGAAACTCTTTAGGGATCTGTGTGAAACCAGCACGGTCGCAAAGAATGGCACAACTCCTCTCTTGAGTGCACACACAGCTGGTGGGGCAGGAGCGGACACAGGCCCACACACTGTGAACAGGGGGGATGCAGAGAAGGACTGGCAAGGAAGTGTACCAGCAAGGGAagcgggggagagaaagagagaaatcagAGATTAGTGAACACTCGCAGTATCAAAACACAATATTTATATAATGAATGGATCTTGCTTCctagtaattattattatcattatcattatcatttattatttatactccgcccatccagctgggtttccccagccactctgggcagcttccaacaaaagattaaaaatacattaaaacatcagtcattaaaaagttccctaaacagggttgccttcagatgtcttctaaatgtcaggtagttgattatttccttgacatctgatggcagggcgttccacagggcaggcgccagtactgagaaggccctttgcctggttccttgtaacctcacttctcacagtgagggaaccatcagaaggccctcagcgctggacctcagtgtccgggctggatgatgggggtggagaagctccttcaggtatactgggccaaggccgttttgggctttaaaggtcagcaccaacactttgaattgagcccggaaatgtactgggattgAGTGACTAGTTGCTGAGACAAACACCAGCTGTGGAAGGGTCCTATTAAGTTTCAAGAAGCTGGTTTACTTTCGCAGAATCTCAATAAGCTCTACAAATTATGTGGCATGAGAAAGCTTTGCTATCACATCCAATAGGTGGTTCTTTAGGATCCTTTCGAGGGAGAGACTTGCCCCCAACTTACATAATGAAGGCATTTTCCCATCCTCTTCCCATCAGTAAGTTTTATCTATTCCTGTGAACTGTATTTAAGGGATACAGCTAGAACTAAGCCTAGGACTCTCTCGATTGGGAAAAGGGGAAACTGAAATTATTGGTTGTGAATGGGGAGGCTTCTCAAGTGCACACTGTGGGCAGGCTAGCCAACCGATAAGATTGTCATCATGGCAGGTGATGAGAGTTTAAAGGCATCAATGTCACTGCAATATTACAGGGTCCTTGTGTCAGCTGATCTGCTCACAGGGCCCCACATTTTCAAACATTGGGCAAAGAATTTTTTAAACACAAGTTAATGGAGTATAAGCAGTAAAAGCTAGCAGGTAGTATTCTTCGCAACCAAACACAAACATGTGGTATTAGGCCAAAATTGTACTCAGCTTCTAAGAGCAAGCTACAAAAGTGCAAAGTCTAATTAAAACGAGTTCACAGTTTTGTCTTCTGCCCTCAGTGGGACAAGCCCTGCAGAACATCCTTTGCTCCCAGACCCTTAATTTGTGGGATCAGTGCATTGGTTACACATCAAAGACCGGATTATATTTACTGTAACTTCATCCAATTGACACCTTTTAAACAGCCATGAGAAGAGATTTGCTTGAAATATTCCCTTGGTTCAGTGCCCAAGTTTGAAGAAAGTCCTGCCCTCTCTAGTTCTACTACAATGTGAAGGAGGTATTTCTACTGGTTTTTGCCCCctttagaaataaattaaaaaattgtccagtagcaccttagagaccaactaagtttgttctgggaataagctttcatgtgtatgtctctaaggtgctactggacaattttttaattttttgaatttatttcaactgcatcagaccaacacggctacctgaaTCTTGTCTCCTTTAGGCTACTATAAGAGGCTTCATGAGGAATTCTCTGGAGATCTCTGTAATGCCAGCACAATGACATAAGAAGGAGCAACTCCTCCTCTTGCATGCTAAACTATGTTGTTTTGAACAGAAAAGGGGGGGTTGTTCTGAACAGAAAAGCAATTGGGATTGAAAGGGTTAAGCAgttccctttcctcccaaagtTCTTCTGCTCAAACTTGCAGGCTCCTTAGGCCTCCATGACATAATTTAAGCATCAGTGAAcaatatttcgggggggggggagagaggaatacatttttttaatccTTTGTGCTTTATGCACCGTGGAGATGGATATACCGAACATCACAGATCTATTTTGCAAAGTGCCTCAAGAGTGCAGACAAGCTCAGGCCTGTTTGACATTTGAAAAGCTACTACAGGACATTCATTTCATCCTCTGCATACTGTATGAACAAAGGCCAGAGGTGGGCTGAATTTGTCTTATAGAATGTAAGTATTTTGTTTTCCTAGAAGACCAACATGCTTTAAAGTGTGCATGCTTAGGATCTCTCAGATATGGTGTTCGGAGTGATCCGAGGAATGCACTcttgctttaaaaaagagaaaaatatataCAACATCTAGCGCACTGTTCTTGGGTTCTATCCAACATAGTGCTATGGCAGGGCACCACCAGTGCAAAGTTTACCACTAGCATAATAGGACTTCCCCCACTCCTGCCCCTGCTAAATCTGTTCAAAGGTTCCCCTCAATActccagatttggggagggtgcaagggagaagaggaggaaagtcctGTTGCGCTAGCAGTAATCTTTGCACCAAGGGAATGAGTTAGAATACCACTCCACTATTATTAATCATATTAATTCCAGAAAACATCAAGGACTTGGAGAAGGTGTCAGTGGTGTGTCACATTCACTCAGGCAGATACTTGCACTCAGGACCACTTTTTAATGACTATCTGGAGAGGTGGAAATGTGTCCAAACTGACTGTCCTGATTTGTCGTTTGAGAATCATTTAGTAGTGTCTAGGATTCTAGGTGCTGCTTGAAACTTGCTAATGGATTCCCCCTAGAACAAAATACATCTATGAAGCAACATGTACCGGTAATAAATGTGTGCTTGTAGCCTTTCTAAAAGTCCTCTCTGTGAAGCTTGGATGGTACACACGCTTACTGAATAGTGAGCGGACAACACCTAATGATATcgatctgcttgcacaatggaaatcAGCTTGTGCTTGTGTTTCCCTTCTCCCCACTTGCCCCCCAATATCTGCTTGAGAAAGACTGCcaaccctccaaagcagatttttGGGAGCACACAGGGAAGAAGAAACATAGGCCCACTCGTGCTATGTTGGAACTCATTGCTCTGCacacttttgccccccccccactaacaTGGCCCCCTAAAAAGGGTCCCCCTCCTtgctccagatgctgctgggactccaactcccatcagtcatcaccagcatggccagtgatcagcaaatgatgggagttgtagtccaacaacatttagagagctataggctccccatccctgctataagtCCTGCCTTAAAAGTTGGAATAGGAATAATCAGTCAAGTACTTGGGGTAGAGGGGGGGACATTTtaaagggatttaaaaaaaaccacacaccatcATTTATGTTAATAAATGGTAAGAAACACTCCTTTCTCCTACACTGATGTATCTTTGGTACTTAGGAACATAAAGGGTGGTACATTAAGGCCTACAGCTGCAGTAAAATAAAGCCCGCTGCATAACACTTTCTGTTCATTTTCCCCTAACTAAAAGGGATCAGCGCTAGTCTGTGTATTGTGTGTAGGTCAGCTTTAATGACCACACTGCAATAGTCCACCATCAAAAATCTCTGCACAGCTCTACTGTTTATTTAGGCATTATTAATGCAAAACTATGTCACCTAGAATTAAGTATGCATTACCTGAAGGGCTTAGCTATTCCATGCGAGAGAAGGAAGGATAAACTAAGTCAAAAAAGCACTAAACTGAGGTAAATAATCCTCCCCACTGTAAACTGGACCCCCACTTTATTCTAATTTGCCTCAGTATAGCAGGGGATGGGcagtgtttttcttttccatAAAATTGTCCCTAATCAAAGTCACAAATTAAGCCGCACAAAATGCTGAAAAGTTATTCAAATCCCAAATGTCAATTTGACATTTGTAGCAAGTATCCATTTTAGGTATCCAAAGAAAGGAATAAGCTTAAAGGACAGCTGCCATACTGTCTTTACACAGAAAGACAGTTAATACATAATTAAGTAGAGTCCACAGAGGGATACAATTTCCTCAGAGTTCATGGTCCATATTTCTCTTCAAAGAACCACAAAAACTAATCAATATAATAGATtaaacaaaagaggaattgcTGGTGTCCAAATATGACTGAAGTAGAAGTGCAGCATAGCAGAAAAATGACACAGATGTTGTAATAATTGGCAAATGATCCAGTCCTGTACCTTTATGCTGAAAAATCTGACTCCTAAAACTAATACATTCCCTGCAGTGGATACTTAACATAAATTAACTCTTTCAAAATAAAAGAACTACACACTACTAGCTTTAGAAATTGCTGTAAAATTTTGTGGAATGAAAAGTCTACTTACCATTTAAAATGATGACAAACATTACCCTGATTAGTTGCTTGTGGCATCTCAGGTCCTCCAAAATCTAAAAGCAGACCAAAAACAGGGAACTATGCCATACAGTTCTGATTTGCAATTGTCCtttgcctttcctttttaaaaagtactgcTTACAATATGTTTTTGTCATCCTCTGTCTGAAAGCACAACTGATCTCCCTTCCGCTGGTTTCTTCCACAAACCTTTCCAACCAGCAACCCAATcctttgcatctttattttcagAGGGAATTGGATTCCCtctaaattcaatgggactttctccccaAAAATTGTGCATTGGATTGTGATCCTACTTGCCCAAACAGTCTTATAATACATCACACTGAAATATGAAGTGGAGTGGAAATAATGAAAATGTATGGCTATATGTAACCAGCCACAGATACTTTCCTCCACCAACACCTACAGAATCAAAGTGAAGTAGAAAAAGGACTGGTTACCTGCCTTCCTTACCTGACAGGGGGATGTCTGTGTTGTCCTTTTTTCTTCTGAAGCTTGCGGTTAGCTCTGTTGCAGCATCTCTGAAAGGCTGGCATTTTCTCTGCTCTCAAAAGCTATCATTTAATGGCAGGAAAATCCTCTGTATCAGGGGAGGATTAGCAGAGACGGATGAGTTTGTCTTGTTCCATAAAGCTCCTGGATTGTTGACAAATCCATCAGCTTTTATTCCCCTCACACCCCCCAAAAATCAGACAGGAGCTGGCCCTCAGCCATCCCCAGCATTACAAAGGAAAACAACCCTCGCCCAGTGCTAGTTACATAAGGAGAGGCATATAATTATGTTTGAGGGCAAGCTTATGATTTTAACATACACGGTGACTGGTGAAGGCACACACCTGACTTCTCCTATCAAGGGAAAGTCTCAAAACTCAGCTGCCTGCCATAAACTGAACCACAACACATAGCAGTTGAACTGGATCTACCATTGGGCtgagtgaggcagccacctcagaaAGCAGATGCTGGGACAGAAATGTGCCCCCCCAATGTATTTGAACAATGCCCCCACAGGTGCAGTGGGGAAAATGCTGTCCAGCCACCAGGGCTGAAGTAACAAACATTTCTGGTGCCAGATGCTGTTCTCTTAGCATGCACTAGTTGCATAACCAACCTGCTGCATAGTGCAGACTGTGGCCATCAGTCATGCAATTGGACTTTATTTGCTCTCCCTGCCCCAGCATGCCTTCCAGATTGGGGGAGGGTGGAGCAAAAGGCAAAGTTCTGTTGTTGAAACATTAACTTGCATGTTTGTGCTTTTCGGTGCATCTGCACCCAGTATTTGTGGGATAATCAGGCTTAagcctaattaatgcatgaaagggttaagaccatagagtaagctgtcctgccaggtttaG from Podarcis raffonei isolate rPodRaf1 chromosome 4, rPodRaf1.pri, whole genome shotgun sequence includes these protein-coding regions:
- the NYX gene encoding nyctalopin encodes the protein MFVIILNVLLCIPPVHSVWACVRSCPTSCVCTQERSCAILCDRAGFTQIPKEFPCEAYSINLDKNSIKFLAERAFGTLPSLRSLSLSHNNISFITPGAFKGLASLTELKMAHNEYIQYLHTRTFISLKRLVRLDLADCNLFNIPDRIFIELPALQELFCFQNNFKRIPGAIRGMENLTHVYLEKNKIEAVAYNSLLGLTQLKYLNLQDNRINVIHDRAFQYCQKLEYLYLNDNVLSDLPDNCFDGLRRLNMLNLGGNLLRNVSNTWFQDQLELEVLYLDRNRISHIEEGAFENLISLVSLHLNSNNLTTLPFSVFQPVYFLGRLYLFRNPWECDCRIEWLKEWMENYRLVRDIPCASPSSVAGLDLTDVSFERTPEGFCLDPEELNATTYNPFATAEPQSTTENKFNSLISKFLLQKGLSEEVGNTTEAFVNTTLLDGLTNEASLGLGECNIRLVCYLNLWILFRTTRSSIPSV